One window of the Candidatus Eremiobacterota bacterium genome contains the following:
- a CDS encoding DUF3857 and transglutaminase domain-containing protein, producing the protein MMRSIRTLAATLLLAVLLTAAVTAVDFNEILKSAPDGSQFPDANGLILYSEKIYEVKGQKATEDTRYLIKVLNKHGREKYSDQQVPYDTETEQLIFNRGGTYKGDLTFMEIEKKAINDITPAELADATIYSNLLNRVFSFPVVDPGVTLLLDYRKVLDLKENLYVSDRVYFQLDEPLLDKVFTATVPTGTKLSASFVGKREEFASGEKDGTTTYTLKVSKVPQIKREESMPPLPAVAHNMLFTTATSWEEATRPFSGKFFEAAKVTPEVTALAREITGNASSREEKIKAIAIYMAQKVRAVSLPLGDAGYTPHKAAVVIKNKYGDCRDKAVLFISLLEACGVEACPALVNDHFLPLAKDVPTLKQFDSVYVALPRGKEYVLLDPSAEMAQFGYVENRIGAEALVVKAGGTEFTPRRGYSPITDRSENAVSGTLNDRGDFAGTLSSKTSGIYDSSARGTFYHLRGKKLKMYFEQKIEEFCPDAEAASFRSGDALDLSKNMELSVAVNAREFAVIQDNLMILKVPRMPFGFSRIPYSPSLSAREYPYVLGSTSEISYELLLKIPPGYRPLYIPGDIAVSEPYLDISLKCRFNPSSRELSYRREVKFKENQVSPALYPSFKRYLESLDLAQNNLILLKK; encoded by the coding sequence ATGATGCGAAGCATACGAACCCTTGCCGCCACGCTGCTCCTGGCGGTGCTGCTCACCGCGGCTGTCACTGCCGTTGATTTCAATGAGATTCTCAAGAGCGCCCCCGACGGGTCACAGTTTCCCGACGCGAACGGCCTCATTCTCTATTCGGAGAAGATCTACGAGGTGAAAGGCCAGAAGGCCACCGAGGATACGAGGTACCTTATCAAGGTCCTCAACAAGCACGGGAGGGAAAAGTACAGCGACCAGCAGGTGCCTTACGACACAGAGACCGAGCAGCTTATCTTCAACAGGGGGGGAACTTACAAGGGTGATCTCACCTTCATGGAAATAGAGAAAAAAGCCATAAACGACATTACGCCGGCTGAGCTTGCCGACGCGACTATCTATTCAAACCTTCTCAACCGTGTCTTCTCATTCCCCGTCGTGGACCCCGGCGTGACGCTCCTGCTGGACTATCGGAAAGTCCTTGACCTGAAGGAAAACCTCTACGTGAGCGACAGGGTCTATTTCCAGCTTGATGAGCCCCTTCTTGACAAGGTATTCACCGCCACGGTACCTACAGGGACAAAGCTCTCCGCGAGCTTTGTCGGGAAAAGGGAAGAGTTCGCCTCAGGTGAAAAGGACGGTACCACCACTTACACCCTCAAGGTGAGCAAGGTTCCCCAGATAAAGAGAGAGGAGAGCATGCCTCCCCTGCCGGCAGTGGCCCATAACATGCTCTTCACTACCGCCACTTCATGGGAAGAGGCCACGCGCCCCTTCTCGGGAAAATTCTTTGAGGCGGCGAAAGTGACGCCTGAAGTGACGGCCCTGGCCAGGGAGATCACGGGGAACGCCTCTTCCCGGGAGGAGAAGATCAAGGCCATAGCCATCTATATGGCTCAGAAGGTAAGGGCAGTGAGCCTTCCCCTGGGCGATGCCGGCTATACCCCCCACAAGGCTGCCGTCGTCATCAAGAACAAGTATGGTGACTGCAGGGACAAGGCGGTGCTCTTCATATCGCTTCTGGAGGCCTGCGGCGTGGAAGCATGCCCCGCCCTGGTGAACGACCACTTTCTTCCCCTTGCAAAGGACGTGCCCACCCTCAAGCAGTTTGACTCGGTATACGTGGCGCTCCCGCGGGGAAAGGAGTACGTGCTCCTCGATCCTTCCGCTGAGATGGCGCAGTTCGGCTATGTGGAGAACCGCATCGGCGCCGAGGCCCTCGTGGTAAAGGCCGGTGGCACCGAGTTCACCCCCCGGCGCGGCTACTCGCCGATCACCGACAGGTCGGAAAACGCTGTGAGCGGTACCCTCAATGACAGGGGAGATTTTGCCGGCACCCTCTCGTCGAAAACCTCAGGAATCTATGACTCGAGCGCCAGGGGCACTTTTTACCACCTGAGGGGTAAAAAGCTCAAGATGTACTTCGAGCAGAAAATCGAGGAGTTCTGCCCTGATGCCGAGGCGGCAAGCTTCAGGAGCGGCGATGCCCTCGATCTCTCAAAGAACATGGAGCTCTCCGTCGCCGTCAACGCCAGGGAGTTCGCCGTGATTCAGGATAACCTGATGATCCTGAAGGTGCCCAGGATGCCCTTCGGCTTTTCGAGGATCCCGTACTCGCCCAGCCTCTCCGCGAGAGAGTACCCCTATGTGCTCGGGAGCACGAGCGAAATCTCCTACGAGCTCCTGCTCAAGATCCCGCCCGGGTACAGGCCCCTTTATATCCCCGGGGATATCGCCGTCAGCGAGCCTTACCTTGACATCTCCCTCAAGTGCCGGTTCAATCCCTCGTCACGGGAGCTCTCTTACCGCCGCGAAGTAAAATTCAAGGAGAACCAGGTGAGCCCGGCGCTCTACCCTTCCTTCAAGCGTTATCTTGAGTCCCTCGACCTGGCACAGAACAACCTTATCCTGCTCAAGAAATAA